A single region of the Serinus canaria isolate serCan28SL12 chromosome 11, serCan2020, whole genome shotgun sequence genome encodes:
- the LOC103816854 gene encoding uromodulin-like, which yields MEEQRAAMERIVRCLLLLSVLCLAGCEGNKSELASTHGLRPGVALRVKRSPDACLPNPCQHQGQCQVPVDRPVCSCKPGFTGEFCQDVVLKLACEEEHMKMMVRKEVFELLKIPLELVHLKNQACKVSEKEEEGELFFAAILTGENHTACGSVIQQNSSHVSYSNTIESEQEVPRATISRSFQLEVHFSCIYAYQQVVRLPFALTAVDKLVQLVVREGHFNVSMRLYKSSSYLEPYHLPSVAVPLTDTLYVLLKMEGQHQLKYFLLSVLDCWATPSTDPHQDTQHKLIEQGCPHDETVTYLNAIGESTTAKFSFQMFQFVGYPEVFLHCRVQLCVPDSPEPCAKQCPRHWRSRRALADDNNRIVSYGPILLLASPSSGAEIHHSSSDQQDPAGPSPWLSRALILLGVLAVLTVVAAAVSVGRRMG from the exons atggaggagcagagagcagcaatg GAAAGGATTGTGAGATGCTTGCTGCTGTTGtctgtgctctgcctggctggctgTGAAGGCAACAAGA GTGAGCTGGCCAGCACCCATGGCCTGAGGCCAGGGGTTGCCCTCCGTGTCAAGAGGAGCCCAGATGCCTGCCTCCCAAACCCGtgccagcaccagggacagtgccaggtGCCTGTGGACAGACCAGTTTGCAGCTGCAAGCCAGGCTTCACAGGGGAATTCTGCCAAG ATGTGGTGCTGAAGCTGGCCTGTGAGGAAGAGCACATGAAGATGATGGTGAGGAAGGAGGTGTTTGAGCTCTTGAAAATCCCACTGGAGCTTGTCCACTTGAAGAACCAGGCATGCAAGGtctcagagaaggaagaagagggtGAGCTGTTTTTTGCAGCCATTCTCACAGGTGAAAACCACACTGCCTGTGGATCAGTAATCCAG CAAAACAGCTCCCATGTCTCGTACTCCAACACCATCGAGTCGGAGCAGGAGGTGCCCAGGGCCACGATCTCCCGCAGTTTTCAACTGGAAGTGCACTTCTCCTGCATCTACGCCTACCAGCAGGTTGTGAGGCTGCCCTTCGCTCTCACCGCTGTTGACAA gCTGGTACAGCTTGTGGTCAGAGAAGGACACTTCAATGTCAGCATGAGACTCTACAAGTCCTCCTCCTACCTCGAGCCTTATCACCTGCCGAGTGTGGCTGTCCCCCTCACGGACACACTCTATGTCCTGCTGAAGATGGaagggcagcaccagctcaaGTACTTCCTGCTGAGTGTTTTGGACTGCTGGGCCACGCCAAGCACGGATCCGCACCAGGACACGCAGCACAAGCTCATTGAGCAGGG gtgtccccatgATGAGACGGTGACCTACCTGAATGCCATTGGAGAGAGCACCACTGCCAAGTTCAGCTTCCAGATGTTTCAGTTTGTTGGTTACCCTGAGGTGTTCCTGCACTGCCgtgtgcagctctgtgttcctgATAGCCCGGAGCCCTGTGCCAAG CAATGCCCTAGGcactggaggagcaggagggcacTGGCAGATGACAACAACAGGATTGTCTCCTACGGGCCCATCCTCCTGCTGGCTTCTCCTTCCTcaggagcagagatccaccattccagcagtgaccagcaggacccagcag GACCCAGCCCGTGGCTCTCCAGGGCCCTCATCCTGCTGGGTGTGCTCGCCGTGCTCACTGTGGTTGCTGCAGCTGTCAGCGTGGGGCGGAGGATGGGTTAG
- the LOC103816715 gene encoding adhesion G-protein coupled receptor G1-like: MKVLFLLLLSLLQGVGASGRREEDFRFCGDRNQTQESSAIYEHGPAIISIENTAQALIIKRPFLPSRRNSYYKYRLSPTLGRYRFCIYWFESNRTLQLVYGKQSIPLGGDTSSSIPRGQESQKTERTRADIFNVSYIIKGGKNTSLDAKAEYFFPASPESMPVWEQDVEQQLTALDSLIAQPLAAAPGAREQQRLRRKLGELEKMLAKVELEGQNQTFGEATVHATILRVQPSQAPQPLTFASQREESGEVQGFTVDLPRSLFTMVKEREEVVEHRVLLMDINRQTMFQDENSSHVLGDKVVSISLVDTVVANLSEPVVLTFFHGQLPRNVTPLCVFWQEDTSASSGSWDSYGCTTVTGSSQTECRCNHLTYFAVLMVSSPDITSVHRNYLTIISYAGCLISALASICTIFFLYFRSKQRDQITSMHIHMNLLAAIFLLDTTFLISEHLAASSSEAICRAGGLFLHFSLLSCLTWMGIEGYNLYRLVIEVFNAYHDRFLLKLCLVGWGLPFFCVVTILLASWTNYGPVSIPIYESIDGRTTNATICWITSPLVHNAVNLGFFSLVFLFNSVMLGAMVREILRQNKKGHKLKHVLALFGLSILLGIPWALIFFSFTSGVFCLVSLYIFTIINSLQGFLIFLWYWTMVLQARKSPDSQSSSDSAKLQPSSS; encoded by the exons ATGAAGgtcctcttcctgctccttctctccctcctccaag GGGTGGGAGCCAGTGGCCGCAGGGAAGAGGATTTTCGCTTCTGTGGTGACCGAAACCAGacccaggagagctctgccatCTACGAGCACGGCCCCGCCATCATCTCCATCGAGAACACGGCCCAGGCTCTGATCATAAAAAGGCCCTTTTTGCCAAGCAGGAGAAACTCTTACTACAAGTACAGGTTGTCCCCCACCTTGGGCAGGTACCGCTTCTGCATCTACTGGTTTGAGTCCAACAGGACCCTGCAGCTGGTGTATGGGAAGCAGAGCATCCCCCTGGGTGGGGACAcatccagcagcatcccccGGGGACAGGAGAGTCAGAAGACTGAAAGAACCAGAGCTGACATCTTCAATGTGTCCTATATCATAAAGGGTGGGAAGAACACCTCCCTGGATGCTAAAGCTGAATACTTCTTCCCTG CCTCTCCAGAGAGCATGCCTGTGTGGGAGCAGgatgtggagcagcagctcactgccctggacagcctcattgcccagcccctggcagcagccccgggggccagggagcagcagaggctccGGCG CAAACTTGGGGAGCTGGAGAAGATGCTGGCCAAGGTGGAGCTGGAAGGGCAGAACCAGACCTTTGGGGAGGCCACTGTGCACGCCACCATCCTGAGggtccagcccagccaggctcctcAGCCCCTCACATTTGCTTCCCAGAGAGAG GAGAGTGGAGAGGTCCAGGGATTCACAGTGGACCTGCCAAGGAGCCTGTTCACCATGGTGAAGGAGCGGGAGGAGGTGGTGGAACACAGGGTGCTCCTCATGGACATCAACAGGCAGACCATGTTCCAG GATGAAAACAGCAGCCACGTcctgggtgacaaggtggtcAGCATCTCCCTGGTGGACACAGTGGTGGCCAACCTCTCCGAGCCAGTGGTCCTCACTTTCTTCCATGGGCAGCTCCCG AGGAACGTGACCCCACTGTGCGTCTTCTGGCAGGAGGACACCTCTG CCAgttctgggagctgggacagctaTGGGTGTACCACAGTGACAGGGAGCAGCCAGACCGAGTGCAGGTGCAACCACCTCACCTACTTTGCTGTGCTCATG gtTTCCTCTCCAGACATCACCTCTGTGCACAGGAATTACCTGACTATCATAAGCTACGCTGGCTGCCTGATCTCGGCTTTGGCTTCCATTTGcaccattttcttcctctactTCAG AAGCAAACAGCGAGACCAGATCACAAGCATGCACATCCACATGAACCTGCTGGCTGCCATCTTCCTCCTGGACACCACCTTCCTCATCTCCGAGcacctggctgccagcagcagcgaggccatctgcagagctggggggctgTTTCTGCACTTCTCACTCCTGAGCTGCCTCACCTGGATGGGCATTGAGGGTTACAACCTCTACAGGCTTGTGATTGAAGTCTTCAACGCCTACCATGACCGCTTCCTGCTCAAGCTCTGCCTAGTTGGCTGGG GGCTCCCCTTCTTCTGCGTGGTGACCATCCTCCTGGCTAGCTGGACGAACTACGGCCCCGTCTCCATTCCCATCTATGAATCCATTGATGGCAGAACCACCAACGCAACCAT atgCTGGATCACGAGCCCCCTGGTCCATAACGCCGTGAACCTGGGTTTCTTCAGCCTGGTGTTCCTCTTTAACTCGGTCATGCTGGGGGCCATGGTACGGGAGATCCTCCGGCAGAACAAAAAGGGTCACAAGCTCAAGCATGTCCTGGCCCTCTTTGGGCTGAGCATCCTGCTGGGCATCCCCTGGGCCCTGAtcttcttctccttcacctCTGGTGTGTTCTGCCTTGTCTCCCTCTACATCTTCACCATCATCAACTCCCTCCAAG gtttcctcatcttcctctgGTACTGGACCATGGTGCTGCAGGCAAGGAAGTCCCCTGactctcagagcagctctgacagtgccaagctgcagcccagcagcagctga